From the genome of Miscanthus floridulus cultivar M001 chromosome 10, ASM1932011v1, whole genome shotgun sequence, one region includes:
- the LOC136489261 gene encoding pathogenesis-related protein PR-4-like: protein METDGARTAAALSLALALLVVACGAGGVVGQQASGVTAVRNSYTASFANWDLWAVRAYCATWDADMPLAWRQRYGWAAFCGPAGPNGEASCGRCLVVTNAAMGAQTTVRILDQCSFGGLGLDPFVFSQLDTDGHGTVAGQLTVSYQFVDCQD, encoded by the coding sequence ATGGAGACGGACGGCGCAAGGACGGCGGCAGCTCTCTCGCTGGCTCTGGCTCTGCTCGTCGTGGCCTGCGGCGCGGGTGGCGTGGTGGGGCAGCAGGCGAGCGGCGTGACGGCGGTGCGGAACTCGTACACGGCGTCGTTCGCGAACTGGGACCTGTGGGCCGTGCGAGCCTACTGCGCGACGTGGGACGCCGACATGCCGCTGGCGTGGCGGCAGCGCTACGGCTGGGCCGCCTTCTGCGGTCCCGCGGGGCCGAATGGCGAGGCGTCCTGCGGCCGCTGCCTCGTGGTCACCAACGCGGCCATGGGGGCGCAGACGACCGTGAGGATCCTGGACCAGTGCTCGTTCGGTGGGCTCGGGCTGGACCCCTTTGTGTTCAGCCAGCTCGACACCGATGGCCATGGCACAGTCGCCGGGCAGCTCACCGTCAGCTACCAGTTCGTAGACTGCCAGGACTAG